The following coding sequences are from one Capsicum annuum cultivar UCD-10X-F1 chromosome 3, UCD10Xv1.1, whole genome shotgun sequence window:
- the LOC107856673 gene encoding uncharacterized protein LOC107856673 yields the protein MKKRTVSFEPIDNMNHYSAIVSRSLVEKKEDPRAFTISWTNRSLDFSQELCDLGDSINLMPLVMYKQLGLGLPKPTSMRLLMADQTVKKLVGILYNVLVKVASFIFPADFVIVNCEVDFNIPIILKSPFLSTSRVLVGMVIGHMKFMPNDEHDTFNVGYSMYKPNDMRVMSMIDTIKDD from the coding sequence ATGAAGAAGCGAACAGTGAGTTTTGAGCCTATTGATAATATGAACCATTACAGTGCTATTGTTTCTCGATCTTTGGTTGAAAAGAAAGAGGATCCCAGAGCATTCACTATTTCTTGGACTAATAGGTCACTGGATTTCTCACAAGAATTGTGTGACTTAGGAGacagtattaatttgatgccgctagTTATGTACAAGCAGTTGGGGTTAGGGTTACCTAAGCCGACTTCAATGAGATTATTGATGGCTGATCAGACTGTGAAGAAACTGGTTGGTATTTTGTATAATGTTTTGGTGAAGGTAGCCTCCTTTATATTCCCAGCTGATTTTGTGATTGTcaattgtgaggtggattttaaTATTCCTATTATCTTAAAAAGTCCATTCCTATCCACGAGTAGGGTATTAGTTGGAATGGTGATTGGACATATGAAATTCATGCCCAATGATGAACATGATACTTTCAATGTGGGTTACTCGATGTATAAGCCAAATGATATGCGTGTGATGTCTATGATAGACACTATTAAGGATGATTAA